The genome window CTCGCGCAGGTAGTGGCCGCGTGGTGCCGGGCTTTGGATTTCAGCGGCGCGGACGGAGTTGCGCTGCTGGTCATCGCGCGCGCGGTAGTAGGCGGGGCGTTCTTTCTCAGGAATGCCGAAGTAGTCCGCTTCGATGGCGTAAGCAGCGTGGCGCTTCTTCTCGGCGGCCTTTTTCTCCTCGGGCGTGAGCACGACGGGATCATAACCGGGGATGCGAATGGTTTGGGAGTTGCCGGACATCATCATCATGCTCTCGCCACCTGCGCTGGAGGTCGTGGTGAGGGAGGCGGTGACGAGCGGCTTGCCGGTGACTTTGGCAAAAAGGCGCTGCTGAGAGGGGATGAGCACATCGCTAGTGACGATGGCGCGGGCGTCGCGAGTAACGGCGCGGTATTCCTGGCGGATCTTCTGGAGTTCCTCACGTGCGGCGACAGCGGCGGCCTTCGCGGGTTCGATTTCGGCACCGACGGCTTTTTTCGCCTTCGCCTCGGCCTGCTGCGATTTGCGTGTGGCCTCGCCGATTTGAGTTTGGAGTTTGGCGATGGCCTCTTTTTGACCTTTGTAGATGTCCGCGGCCTTTTGCATGCCGGTGAGGACTTCCTCAGGCTGCATGGTGTTGATGGCATCGACGGATTTTTTTGCCTGGAGCACCAGTTGCTGCGCGGCCTCGCGGGCGAGCGTATTGGGCATGTCGGGATCGGGATTGATGAGGGTGATGAAGCTGTCCCACATCTGCTCGGCACTCATGCGTCGCAGCAGCGGTCCGGTGAAGTGATACACGTTGCCCGGCGCGTGCTCCTCGCGCGTGACCTGGCGCTGGTAGGTCTGGGTGTTGTAGAGCACGGCGAGGAAGGCGCGCATGTCGTAATCGAGATCGCGCATGAGCTTTTCCAGATGCGGCTGGAGTTCCGGAACCATCGGCGTGGTGGTGTCAAACAACTCGTCGAGCGGTTCGATGAGAGCGAGGCCGAAAGCGCGCTTCCACAGACGGTTCGTGATGACGGTGGTGAAGCGCGGGTTGTCCTTGCTGGTCATCCAGCGTGCGTAGGCCTGCAATGCGGTCTCACCCGGCTGCGGCGTGCATTCGTGGCCGAACATGGCAGCGGGCGCCACCTGAGCGCGCGGTTTGGCGTCCGGGTATTGGTAATCTTTGGGCAGCGCGGGTTTGCGCTTCTCATCAAACGTCAGCGCGTTGTCGCGGACGTTGTTGCGGGCCTCCAGCATGGCCTCGCGGAAGTAGAA of Prosthecobacter sp. contains these proteins:
- a CDS encoding DUF1549 domain-containing protein → MNALTLPRLLVAASLSLTALQAKSPDTKAAATAIDEILAKDWAKHQLKGNPMSDDATFVRRIHLDIIGRIPTTRETEAFLADKAPDRRARLIQRLLNTEAHVQHTFNYWADVLRMNQNGATGVGYANFIKDSLRANKPYDKMVAEMISAQGRPWENGAIGYYYRDQGMPLDNMANTVRIFLGTRIECAQCHNHPFDKWTQMQFYQMAGFTYGVQGQNYGGVLGDTARIYGEKQNELRTANKAANPEPPRPKRTKDMTPEQFTALETEYKDKMKVVLAARQEHDKKLRDESFYFREAMLEARNNVRDNALTFDEKRKPALPKDYQYPDAKPRAQVAPAAMFGHECTPQPGETALQAYARWMTSKDNPRFTTVITNRLWKRAFGLALIEPLDELFDTTTPMVPELQPHLEKLMRDLDYDMRAFLAVLYNTQTYQRQVTREEHAPGNVYHFTGPLLRRMSAEQMWDSFITLINPDPDMPNTLAREAAQQLVLQAKKSVDAINTMQPEEVLTGMQKAADIYKGQKEAIAKLQTQIGEATRKSQQAEAKAKKAVGAEIEPAKAAAVAAREELQKIRQEYRAVTRDARAIVTSDVLIPSQQRLFAKVTGKPLVTASLTTTSSAGGESMMMMSGNSQTIRIPGYDPVVLTPEEKKAAEKKRHAAYAIEADYFGIPEKERPAYYRARDDQQRNSVRAAEIQSPAPRGHYLREFGQSDRETIENANHEASVPQALAMMNGSLLPQITSKYSQLMLSVNKAPYPDEKVEAIYMTLLSRKPTATERDTWLQAQTSGLTGIEDLVFSLLNTQQFIFVQ